In Columba livia isolate bColLiv1 breed racing homer chromosome 8, bColLiv1.pat.W.v2, whole genome shotgun sequence, a single genomic region encodes these proteins:
- the UROD gene encoding uroporphyrinogen decarboxylase isoform X3, whose product MRQAGRYLPEFRETRAAQDFFATCRSPKLCCELTLQPLRRFPLDAAIIFSDILVVPQALGMEVVMVPGKGPTFTEPIKEVEDLLKLRQKVDVAAELGYVFQAITLTRHSLEGKVPLIGFSGAPWTLMSYMIEGGGSTTMAKAKSWLYRHPEASHRLLRLLADVVTDYLVGQVAAGAQALQVFESHAGHLGPEQFEDFALPYIRNIARAVKSKLKEEALPLVPMIIFAKDAHYALRDLANAGYEVVGLDWTIRPQEARATAGTWLSPASAPRTTTHLLPPCCSAQTGKDVTLQGNLDPCALYAPKEKIGELVKKMLEGFGTQRYIANLGHGLYPDMNPEHVGAFVEAVHAHSRHINKHS is encoded by the exons ATGCGGCAGGCAGGACGCTACCTGCCCG AGTTTCGGGAGACCCGGGCAGCGCAGGATTTCTTTGCCACTTGCCGGAGCCCCAAGTTGTGCTGTGAGCTGACGCTGCAG CCACTCAGACGATTCCCCCTGGATGCTGCCATCATCTTCTCTGACATCTTGGTGGTGCCCCAG GCGCTGGGCATGGAAGTTGTCATGGTCCCTGGCAAAGGGCCCACATTCACAGAGCCCATAAAGGAGGTGGAAGATCTGCTGAAACTGCGACAGAAGGTGGATGTGGCTGCGGAGCTTGGTTATGTCTTCCAGGCCATCACGCTGACACGACACAGCCTGGAGGGCAAGGTGCCCCTCATCGGCTTCTCTGGTGCTCCT TGGACACTCATGTCGTACATGATTGAAGGCGGTGGCTCCACCACAATGGCCAAGGCCAAGAGCTGGCTCTACCGTCACCCCGAGGCAAGCCACCGACTGCTGCGGCTGCTGGCTGATGTTGTCACTGACTACCTGGTGGGGCAGGTGGCTGCCGGAGCGCAG GCGCTCCAGGTGTTTGAGTCCCATGCGGGACACCTGGGCCCAGAGCAGTTTGAGGACTTTGCCCTGCCATACATCCGCAACATCGCCCGGGCTGTCAAGAGCAAGCTGAAGGAGGAGGCACTGCCCCTGGTGCCCATG ATCATCTTTGCGAAGGACGCACACTATGCGCTGCGTGACCTGGCCAACGCCGGCTACGAGGTGGTCGGTCTCGACTGGACCATCCGGCCGCAGGAAGCTCG CGCAACTGCAGGCACCTGGCTGTCCCCAGCCTCTGCACCACGTACAACTACTCACCTgcttcctccctgctgcagtgCACAGACAGGGAAAGATGTCACCCTGCAAGGGAACCTGGATCCCTGTGCTCTCTATGCACCCAAG GAGAAGATTGGTGAGCTGGTGAAGAAGATGTTGGAGGGTTTCGGGACCCAACGCTACATTGCCAACCTGGGCCATGGCCTCTACCCCGACATGAACCCTGAGCACGTGGGTGCTTTCGTGGAGGCCGTGCATGCTCATTCCCGCCACATCAACAAGCACAGCTGA
- the UROD gene encoding uroporphyrinogen decarboxylase isoform X1 — translation MAAPVPCTEDRGAEQDGGVRSSGDGTGWRHTERVGQDGGVRKGGTYGKMAAPGAGRGGASGGSRGAGKRRRRMEDGERLLPKGFPKLKNDTFLRAARGEETEHTPVWCMRQAGRYLPEFRETRAAQDFFATCRSPKLCCELTLQPLRRFPLDAAIIFSDILVVPQALGMEVVMVPGKGPTFTEPIKEVEDLLKLRQKVDVAAELGYVFQAITLTRHSLEGKVPLIGFSGAPWTLMSYMIEGGGSTTMAKAKSWLYRHPEASHRLLRLLADVVTDYLVGQVAAGAQALQVFESHAGHLGPEQFEDFALPYIRNIARAVKSKLKEEALPLVPMIIFAKDAHYALRDLANAGYEVVGLDWTIRPQEARATAGTWLSPASAPRTTTHLLPPCCSAQTGKDVTLQGNLDPCALYAPKEKIGELVKKMLEGFGTQRYIANLGHGLYPDMNPEHVGAFVEAVHAHSRHINKHS, via the exons ATGGCGGCGCCCGTGCCGTGTACGGAGGACCGGGGCGCAGAGCAAGATGGCGGCGTACGGAGCAGCggggatgggacgggatggcGGCATACGGAGAGGGTGGGGCAAGATGGAGGCGTACGGAAAGGCGGGACTTACGGCAAGATGGCAGCGCCgggggcgggccggggcggggcgtCGGGAGGCAGCCGAGGGGCCGGGAAGCGGCGCAGGAGGATGGAGGACGGCGAGAGGCTCCT CCCCAAGGGCTTCCCCAAGCTGAAGAACGACACGTTCCTGCGAGCAGCACGCGGGGAGGAGACGGAGCACACCCCGGTGTGGTGTATGCGGCAGGCAGGACGCTACCTGCCCG AGTTTCGGGAGACCCGGGCAGCGCAGGATTTCTTTGCCACTTGCCGGAGCCCCAAGTTGTGCTGTGAGCTGACGCTGCAG CCACTCAGACGATTCCCCCTGGATGCTGCCATCATCTTCTCTGACATCTTGGTGGTGCCCCAG GCGCTGGGCATGGAAGTTGTCATGGTCCCTGGCAAAGGGCCCACATTCACAGAGCCCATAAAGGAGGTGGAAGATCTGCTGAAACTGCGACAGAAGGTGGATGTGGCTGCGGAGCTTGGTTATGTCTTCCAGGCCATCACGCTGACACGACACAGCCTGGAGGGCAAGGTGCCCCTCATCGGCTTCTCTGGTGCTCCT TGGACACTCATGTCGTACATGATTGAAGGCGGTGGCTCCACCACAATGGCCAAGGCCAAGAGCTGGCTCTACCGTCACCCCGAGGCAAGCCACCGACTGCTGCGGCTGCTGGCTGATGTTGTCACTGACTACCTGGTGGGGCAGGTGGCTGCCGGAGCGCAG GCGCTCCAGGTGTTTGAGTCCCATGCGGGACACCTGGGCCCAGAGCAGTTTGAGGACTTTGCCCTGCCATACATCCGCAACATCGCCCGGGCTGTCAAGAGCAAGCTGAAGGAGGAGGCACTGCCCCTGGTGCCCATG ATCATCTTTGCGAAGGACGCACACTATGCGCTGCGTGACCTGGCCAACGCCGGCTACGAGGTGGTCGGTCTCGACTGGACCATCCGGCCGCAGGAAGCTCG CGCAACTGCAGGCACCTGGCTGTCCCCAGCCTCTGCACCACGTACAACTACTCACCTgcttcctccctgctgcagtgCACAGACAGGGAAAGATGTCACCCTGCAAGGGAACCTGGATCCCTGTGCTCTCTATGCACCCAAG GAGAAGATTGGTGAGCTGGTGAAGAAGATGTTGGAGGGTTTCGGGACCCAACGCTACATTGCCAACCTGGGCCATGGCCTCTACCCCGACATGAACCCTGAGCACGTGGGTGCTTTCGTGGAGGCCGTGCATGCTCATTCCCGCCACATCAACAAGCACAGCTGA
- the UROD gene encoding uroporphyrinogen decarboxylase isoform X2, protein MAAPVPCTEDRGAEQDGGVRSSGDGTGWRHTERVGQDGGVRKGGTYGKMAAPGAGRGGASGGSRGAGKRRRRMEDGERLLPKGFPKLKNDTFLRAARGEETEHTPVWCMRQAGRYLPEFRETRAAQDFFATCRSPKLCCELTLQPLRRFPLDAAIIFSDILVVPQALGMEVVMVPGKGPTFTEPIKEVEDLLKLRQKVDVAAELGYVFQAITLTRHSLEGKVPLIGFSGAPWTLMSYMIEGGGSTTMAKAKSWLYRHPEASHRLLRLLADVVTDYLVGQVAAGAQALQVFESHAGHLGPEQFEDFALPYIRNIARAVKSKLKEEALPLVPMIIFAKDAHYALRDLANAGYEVVGLDWTIRPQEARAQTGKDVTLQGNLDPCALYAPKEKIGELVKKMLEGFGTQRYIANLGHGLYPDMNPEHVGAFVEAVHAHSRHINKHS, encoded by the exons ATGGCGGCGCCCGTGCCGTGTACGGAGGACCGGGGCGCAGAGCAAGATGGCGGCGTACGGAGCAGCggggatgggacgggatggcGGCATACGGAGAGGGTGGGGCAAGATGGAGGCGTACGGAAAGGCGGGACTTACGGCAAGATGGCAGCGCCgggggcgggccggggcggggcgtCGGGAGGCAGCCGAGGGGCCGGGAAGCGGCGCAGGAGGATGGAGGACGGCGAGAGGCTCCT CCCCAAGGGCTTCCCCAAGCTGAAGAACGACACGTTCCTGCGAGCAGCACGCGGGGAGGAGACGGAGCACACCCCGGTGTGGTGTATGCGGCAGGCAGGACGCTACCTGCCCG AGTTTCGGGAGACCCGGGCAGCGCAGGATTTCTTTGCCACTTGCCGGAGCCCCAAGTTGTGCTGTGAGCTGACGCTGCAG CCACTCAGACGATTCCCCCTGGATGCTGCCATCATCTTCTCTGACATCTTGGTGGTGCCCCAG GCGCTGGGCATGGAAGTTGTCATGGTCCCTGGCAAAGGGCCCACATTCACAGAGCCCATAAAGGAGGTGGAAGATCTGCTGAAACTGCGACAGAAGGTGGATGTGGCTGCGGAGCTTGGTTATGTCTTCCAGGCCATCACGCTGACACGACACAGCCTGGAGGGCAAGGTGCCCCTCATCGGCTTCTCTGGTGCTCCT TGGACACTCATGTCGTACATGATTGAAGGCGGTGGCTCCACCACAATGGCCAAGGCCAAGAGCTGGCTCTACCGTCACCCCGAGGCAAGCCACCGACTGCTGCGGCTGCTGGCTGATGTTGTCACTGACTACCTGGTGGGGCAGGTGGCTGCCGGAGCGCAG GCGCTCCAGGTGTTTGAGTCCCATGCGGGACACCTGGGCCCAGAGCAGTTTGAGGACTTTGCCCTGCCATACATCCGCAACATCGCCCGGGCTGTCAAGAGCAAGCTGAAGGAGGAGGCACTGCCCCTGGTGCCCATG ATCATCTTTGCGAAGGACGCACACTATGCGCTGCGTGACCTGGCCAACGCCGGCTACGAGGTGGTCGGTCTCGACTGGACCATCCGGCCGCAGGAAGCTCG tgCACAGACAGGGAAAGATGTCACCCTGCAAGGGAACCTGGATCCCTGTGCTCTCTATGCACCCAAG GAGAAGATTGGTGAGCTGGTGAAGAAGATGTTGGAGGGTTTCGGGACCCAACGCTACATTGCCAACCTGGGCCATGGCCTCTACCCCGACATGAACCCTGAGCACGTGGGTGCTTTCGTGGAGGCCGTGCATGCTCATTCCCGCCACATCAACAAGCACAGCTGA